The Penicillium oxalicum strain HP7-1 chromosome IV, whole genome shotgun sequence genome contains a region encoding:
- a CDS encoding Uridine kinase produces the protein MESTSPFYSLIPEVKYSPPWHDLSIIGIAGSSGSGKTSVAMEIVKSLNLPWVVILVMDSFYKTLTPEEHTRAHANNYDFDCPDSIDFDLLVSTLQDLKQGKKAHIPVYSFANHQRQPHTTTLYSPRVLILEGILALHDPRILNLLDVKIFVEADMDVCLGRRVLRDVRERGRDVEGIIKQWFTFVKPSYTKFVEPQRHISDIIIPRGIENTTAIDMVVKHIQRKLQDKSETHTEALRKLGLLAAKVELPPNVHVMPATPQFVGMNTVLQDPATEHVDFVFYFDRLASILIEKALDMTSYVQTTVETPQGNKYLGLIPKGSVSAVAILRGGSCLETALKRSIPDCVTGRVLIQTDENSSEPTLHYLKLPPQLEEHSMVMLLDPQMASGGAALMAVRVLIDHGVDEDKIVFVTCAAGETGIKRLIAVFPRINVIVGRIEPDGEPRWMEKRYFGC, from the exons ATGGAGTCGACATCGCCGTTCTATTCCCTTATTCCTGAGGTGAAATATTCTCCGCCATGGCATGACTTAAGCATTATTGGTATTGCTGGAAGCTCCGGCTCCGGCAAAACCTCAGTGGCTATGGAGATTGTGAAGTCACTGAATTTGCCATGGGTCGTAATTTTGGTCATG GATTCGTTCTATAAGACCTTGACTCCCGAGGAGCATACCAGGGCGCATGCCAATAACTATGACTTTGATTGCCCTGATTCCATTGATTTTGACCTCTTGGTCAGTACTCTTCAAGATCTGAAACAAGG AAAGAAGGCGCATATTCCAGTCTATTCGTTTGCCAATCATCAGCGTCAACCACACACGACGACGCTCTATTCGCCCCGAGTGCTTATTCTCGAAGGAATTTTGGCCCTTCACGACCCCAGGATCCTCAACTTACTCGATGTCAAG ATTTTCGTTGAAGCTGATATGGATGTGTGTTTGGGGCGAAGAG TCCTGCGCGACGTCCGTGAGCGCGGCCGAGACGTCGAGGGTATCATCAAGCAATGGTTCACATTTGTGAAACCCTCGTATACGAAATTTGTCGAGCCCCAGCGGCACATCTCGG ATATTATTATTCCTCGTGGTATTGAGAACACCACTGCAATTG ATATGGTTGTCAAGCATATCCAGCGTAAGCTTCAGGACAAGTCAGAGACTCACACAGAGGCCCTTCGAAAGCTGGGCCTTCTGGCTGCTAAAGTCGAGCTGCCACCGAATGTACACGTCATGCCAGCTACACCGCAGTTTGTGGGAATGAATACCGTTCTGCAAGATCCTGCCACTGAACATGTTGACTTCGTGTTCTATTTTGATCGACTGGCCTCTATATTGATCGAGAA AGCTTTGGATATGACTTCTTACGTCCAGACTACCGTGGAGACTCCACAAGGCAACAAGTATCTGGGTCTCATCCCCAAGGGCTCGGTGTCTGCAGTTGCCATTCTCCGTGGAGGTTCCTGCCTGGAGACTGCGCTGAAGCGTAGCATTCCAGATTGCGTGACCGGTAGAGTCCTGATTCAGACAGATGAAAATAGCTCTGAGCCTACATTACATTACCTCAAGCTTCCTCCCCAGCTTGAAGAGCATTCCATGGTCATGCTGCTGGATCCTCAGATGGCAAGCGGAGGAGCTGCTTTGATGGCTGTTCGTGTCCTCATCGATCACGGTGTCGATGAAGATAAAATCGTGTTTGTGACCTGTGCTGCGGGGGAAACAGGAATCAAGCGCCTGATTGCCGTGTTCCCCAGGATCAATGTTATTGTCGGTCGCATTGAACCCGACGGCGAGCCTCGCTGGATGGAGAAGCGATACTTTGGATGCTAG
- a CDS encoding External NADH-ubiquinone oxidoreductase 1: protein MRAAVLRGRADALAARSIGSLGPGVKLFERSPVSQSLVFRSLNTSARRPFPKRPFGASPKASTSIRFQSDKTSAKVAPKQRSKVLAALYKTLAFCGAFGVGAGILVVAFFLYDASTYRETPSAEDIPVSELALNPRVGGPKNLPIADYLVDDCDSDEMREQKDKPRLVILGTGWGSIALLKNLNPGDYHVTVVSPTNYFLFTPMLPSATVGTLGLRSLVEPVRRIIERVHGHFLKASATDVDFSHKLVEVSQVDSDGNTRNFYLPYDKLVIGVGCVTNPHGVKGLENCNFLKGIDDARQIKNKILNNMEQACLPTTSDEERKRLLSFVVCGGGPTGVEFAAELFDMLNEDLLHSFPRIVRNEISVHIIQSRSHILNTYDEALSTYAESRFSRDGVEVITNARVKEVQKDRVLFTQVEDGKTVVKEIPNAFCLWSTGVSRAEICETLSNKLESQNNKHALETDTHLRLIGAPLGDVYAIGDCSTVQNNVAENVMKFLRTMAWEKDRDPEKVQLSFSEWRDVAKRVKKRFPQAAAHLRHLDRLFEQYDTDHSGTLDFGELSELLHQIDTKLTSLPATAQRANQQGVYLGRKLTKIAAALPGLRANDIEYGDLDEAVYKAFKYKHLGSLAYISNAAIFDFGGLSFSGGVVAMYLWRSIYFAQSVSFRTRCMLAMDWAKRALFGRDLMSF, encoded by the exons ATGCGGGCAGCGGTGCTCCGGGGTCGTGCGGATGCCCTCGCAGCGAGATCTATTGGGTCTCTCGGGCCGGGCGTGAAGCTTTTTGAAAGATCGCCGGTCTCTCAATCTCTTGTCTTTCGCTCACTGAACACGTCTGCCCGCCGGCCTTTTCCCAAACGTCCCTTCGGCGCGTCTCCAAAGGCGTCGACCTCAATTCGCTTTCAATCGGATAAGACTAGTGCGAAGGTTGCTCCCAAGCAGCGCTCCAAAGTCTTAGCAGCCCTGTACAAAACTCTGGCTTTCTGCGGTGCCTTTGGTGTTGGTGCCGGTATTCTTGTTGTCGCCTTCTTTCTTTACGATGCCAGCACATATCGTGAGACCCCGAGTGCCGAGGACATCCCCGTGTCCGAATTGGCTCTCAATCCTCGAGTTGGCGGTCCCAAAAATTTGCCAATTGCCGATTATCTTGTTGACGACTGTGACTCGGACGAGATGAGGGAGCAAAAGGACAAGCCTCGTCTGGTTATTCTTGGTACTGGCTGGGGTAGCATTGCGCTGCTCAAGAATCTCAACCCCGGTGACTATCATGTTACCGTTGTCTCTCCAACCAACTACTTCCTGTTCACTCCCATGTTACCGTCTGCGACTGTGGGCACCCTTGGTCTTCGCTCCTTAGTAGAGCCAGTACGCCGTATCATTGAACGGGTTCACGGACATTTCCTCAAAGCTTCTGCCACAGATGTTGATTTCTCACACAAGCTCGTGGAGGTCTCTCAAGTCGACAGTGACGGAAATACGCGCAATTTTTACCTGCCCTATGACAAACTCGTGATCGGCGTTG GTTGTGTGACGAATCCTCATGGTGTCAAGGGTCTCGAAAATTGCAACTTCCTTAAAGGCATCGACGACGCGAGACAAATCAAGAACAAGATTTTGAACAACATGGAACAGGCCTGCTTGCCTACTACGTCGGATGAAGAACGAAAACgtctcctttcttttgttgTCTGCGGTGGTGGTCCTACCGGCGTTGAGTTCGCTGCCGAGTTATTCGATATGCTCAATGAGGACTTGCTTCACTCATTCCCCCGCATCGTCCGCAACGAAATCTCAGTACACATCATCCAAAGTCGCTCCCACATTCTGAACACTTACGACGAGGCCTTATCCACATATGCTGAG AGCCGCTTCTCTCGCGATGGCGTCGAGGTTATCACCAATGCCCGAGTTAAGGAGGTGCAAAAGGATCGTGTACTCTTTACCCAGGTTGAGGATGGCAAGACCGTTGTCAAGGAAATCCCGAATGCCTTTTGCCTGTGGTCCACTGGAGTTT CTCGTGCCGAGATATGCGAAACCCTATCCAACAAGCTTGAAAGTCAAAACAACAAGCACGCCTTGGAAACCGACACTCATCTGCGCCTGATCGGTGCACCATTGGGCGACGTGTATGCTATCGGTGATTGCTCGACCGTCCAGAACAATGTTGCCGAGAACGTTATGAAATTCCTGCGCACCATGGCCTGGGAGAAGGACCGCGATCCCGAGAAGGTCCAATTATCCTTCTCTGAGTGGCGAGATGTTGCCAAGCGCGTTAAGAAGCGGTTCCCGCAAGCAGCCGCTCACCTTCGTCACCTTGATCGACTCTTCGAACAGTACGACACGGATCACTCCGGTACTCTCGACTTCGGCGAGCTCTCCGAGCTTCTGCACCAGATTGACACTAAGCTTACCTCCTTGCCGGCTACTGCTCAGCGAGCGAACCAGCAGGGAGTCTACCTGGGTCGCAAACTGACCAAGATCGCCGCTGCTCTCCCTGGGCTACGGGCCAATGATATCGAATACGGTGATCTTGATGAGGCTGTCTACAAGGCTTTCAAGTATAAACACCTGGGAAGTCTTGCGTACATCAGTAATGCTGCCATTTTCGACTTTGGTGGTTTGAGCTTCAGCGGTGGCGTAGTTGCCATGTATCTTTGGCGCAGCATTTACTTCGCGCAAAGCGTCAGTTTTCGCACAAGATGTATGCTGGCTATGGACTGGGCAAAGCGTGCGCTTTTTGGAAGAG ATCTGATGAGCTTTTAA
- a CDS encoding DNA-directed RNA polymerase I subunit: protein MSAIGSLIFCTDCGNLLRESTGDENAILHCTVCGARNKDIIPQTIVSESKPSAFPSALRSKRSAVQTLSAEDRKTEAVTNHLCGKCGRTEMFFTTVQLRSADEGSTVFYRCVCGYKETSNN from the exons ATGTCAGCGATTGGCTCTCTTATTTTTTGCACAGATTGTGGTAATCTGCTGCGTGAATCTACCGGAGACGAGAATGCGATCCTGCATTGCACCGTTTGTGGAGCGCGGAACAAGG ATATTATTCCACAAACCATCGTTTCCGAGTCTAAGCCCTCTGCATTCCCTTCGGCTCTGAGATCTAAGCGCTCTGCGGTTCAAACGTTATCGGCAGAAGATCGCAAGACCGAGGCAGTTACCAACCACCTGTGCGGCAAATGCGGGAGGACAGAGATGTTCTTCACCACCGTTCAGCTTCGTAGTGCGGATGAGGGTAGTACCGTGTTCTACCGCTGTGTGTGCGGTTATAA GGAAACCTCGAACAATTAG
- a CDS encoding Deoxyhypusine hydroxylase — protein MSPSATVESTGADETVLALRKVLTNESEPLARRFRALFSLKHLACLDPATEQTLPAIQAIAAAFGSNSALLKHELAYCLGQTRNRDSVPYLQQVVKDVEEDSMCRHEAAEALGALGYAESLEILKRLRDDENEVDIVRETCDIAVDRIVWENSEQRKAEKLKPSDFTSIDPAPPMPLKASEPSIPDLEQTLLDTKLPLFQRYRAMFGLRDLASPPDLPTAVDAVKSLAKGLKDPSALFRHEVAFVFGQLCHPASVPYLTECLGDLKEVGMVRHEAAEALGSLGDEEGVEDTLRGFLNDPEQVVRDSVIVALDMAEFEKNGEMEYALIPDRAAAAASA, from the exons ATGTCTCCTTCCGCTACTGTCGAGTCCACTGGGGCTGATGAGACTGTCCTCGCCCTGCGCAAGGTGCTGACCAACGAGTCCGAGCCTCTCGCTCGCCGCTTCCGTGCCCTCTTCTCGCTGAAGCATCTGGCCTGCCTGGACCCTGCCACCGAACAAACTCTCCCTGCTATTCAAGCAATCGCCGCCGCATTTGGATCCAACTCTGCTCTTCTTAAGCATGAGCTTGCCTACTGTCTGGGCCAGACCCGCAACCGTGATTCCGTGCCCTATCTGCAGCAGGTTGTCAAAGATGTCGAGGAGGATTCCATGTGTCGCCACGAGGCTGCTGAGGCTCTGGGTGCGCTGGGATATGCTGAGAGTCtagagatcttgaagagacTGCGCGATGACGAAAATGAAGTTGATATTGTACGGGAGACATGCGATATTGCTGTCGATCGGATTGTGTGGGAGAACTCCGAGCAGAGGAAGGCTGAGAAGTTAAAGCCTAG CGATTTCACATCCATCGACCCAGCTCCACCAATGCCGCTGAAGGCCAGCGAGCCCTCTATTCCCGATCTGGAGCAGACCCTGCTTGACACCAAGCTTCCTCTTTTCCAAAGATATCGCGCTATGTTCGGCTTGCGCGATCTTGCGTCCCCTCCTGATCTTCCTACGGCGGTGGATGCTGTGAAGTCACTCGCAAAGGGGTTGAAAGATCCATCTGCTCTCTTCCGCCATGAGGTTGCCTTCGTGTTTGGCCAGCTCTGCCATCCCGCCTCAGTCCCGTATCTCACAGAGTGTCTTGGCGACCTGAAGGAGGTTGGAATGGTCCGCCACGAGGCGGCTGAGGCTCTTGGCAGCCttggtgatgaggagggtgtTGAGGACACATTGAGGGGTTTCCTCAATGATCCTGAACAGGTTGTGCGGGACAGCGTCATCGTCGCCCTCGATATGGCGGAATTCGAAAAGAACGGTGAGATGGAATATGCGCTCATCCCCGATAGGGCAGCCGCGGCCGCCTCGGCGTGA
- a CDS encoding NADH-ubiquinone oxidoreductase 21 kDa subunit: MSLFRIGGAAGLRATRVFAPVNARFVSSVAKGEVSTSPSDAPDAPNKDSTLVSKQTPAEAMTRHQPDYEATIDHATSLFSPVPKRVMDGSEPGPVLPAAVLSGAPTDLQARTVRIYRPTKPATQSGTWHAHHWRMDWDILQKGHRWENPLMGWQSSADGMQGTNLTFKSKEDAIAFAQKQGYEYFVQEPNERRFVPKAYANNFLHEPKKLKHIKTK; this comes from the exons ATGTCGCTTTTTCGAATCGGAGGTGCTGCTGGCCTTCGTGCGACTCGAGTGTTCGCCCCTGTCAATGCCCGCTTTGTCTCCAGCGTGGCCAAGGGCGAGGTGAGCACCAGCCCTTCTGATGCTCCCGACGCGCCCAACAAGGACAGCACTCTGGTCAGCAAGCAGACTCCAGCAGAGGCCATGACCCGTCATCAGCCTGACTATGAGGCCACTATCGACCATGCCACCTC CCTTTTCTCGCCAGTCCCCAAGCGTGTGATGGACGGCAGTGAGCCTGGTCCTGTACTGCCCGCTGCGGTTCTTTCCGGCGCTCCTACCGACCTTCAGGCGCGCACTGTCAG AATCTACCGCCCCACGAAGCCTGCTACCCAGTCCGGTACCTGGCACGCACACCACTGGCGTATGGATTGGGATATCTTGCAGAAGGGACACCGTTGGGAGAACCCTCTCATGGGCTGGCAGTCCTCTGCGGATGGCATGCAGGGAACCAACCTCACCTTCAAATCCAAAGAGGATGCCATTGCCTTTGCCCAAAAGCAGGGCTACGAATACTTCGTTCAGGAGCCGAACGAGCGCCGTTTTGTTCCCAAGGCCTATGCCAACAACTTCCTTCACGAGccgaagaagctcaagcacATCAAGACCAAATGA
- a CDS encoding Histone acetyltransferase ESA1: MGPRESGEVTGTPDPVEKGLATINTITLGVKAMVQKDGELRKAEILSIRERKGGLSFYVHYVDFNKRLDEWVPAARIDLSQEVEWPRPEKAEKKKAAVAKAPSKNAQKQHRADSREVSSTPDAFGSKNQNVSKTPRASTAGGKENRDTPGADISMVGSEGVSVAGTPKVLDSEDLEMPDAPLKEEVKTASGEVITREEEIERLRTGGSMTQNPTEVHRVRNLTKLQMGKYDIEPWYFSPYPDSFSDVDLVYIDEFCLSYFDNYRAFERHRSKCTMVHPPGNEIYRDDNISFFEVDGRRQRTWCRNLCLLSKLFLDHKTLYYDVDPFLFYCMCTRDDTGCHLVGYFSKEKDSAEGYNLACITTFPQYQRAGYGRLLIAMSYELSKREGKLGSPEKPLSDLGLLSYRRYWRETLVELLAEPNREAMSENELALLTSMTEKDIHETLLVNNMLRYHKGNWIIVLTDQVLDEHNKRMEKEKVKGSRRIDPVRLQWKPPVFTASSRTWNW; the protein is encoded by the exons ATGGGTCCCAGAGAGTCTGGCGAGGTGACGGGCACGCCTGACCCCGTGGAGAAGGGACTCGccaccatcaacaccatcac ACTCGGTGTAAAGGCCATGGTGCAGAAG GATGGTGAACTTCGCAAAGCAGAGATTCTATCGATTCGGGAACGGAAGGGGGGTTTGTCTTTTTA TGTTCACTATGTTGATTTTAACAAACGTCTCGATG AGTGGGTTCCTGCTGCACGGATAGACCTCTCGCAAGAGGTGGAATGGCCGCGTCCTGAGAAGgccgaaaagaaaaaggctgCAGTCGCTAAGGCCCCCAGCAAGAATGCCCAAAAACAACATCGTGCCGATAGCCGCGAGGTATCAAGCACTCCAGATGCATTTGGCAGTAAGAATCAAAATGTATCGAAGACACCGCGGGCCTCGACAGCCGGTGGGAAAGAGAATCGTGATACGCCCGGCGCAGATATCTCGATGGTGGGATCTGAAGGCGTCTCCGTTGCCGGAACGCCCAAAGTCCTCGACTCCGAGGACCTGGAAATGCCAGATGCTCCCCTCAAGGAAGAAGTCAAGACTGCCTCTGGCGAAGTCATCACtcgggaggaggagattgagcggCTCCGAACAGGTGGAAGTATGACCCAAAATCCCACCGAGGTTCACCGCGTGCGAAACTTGACCAAGCTGCAAATGGGCAAATACGACATTGAGCCATGGTATTTCTCACCGTACCCAGATTCTTTCTCTGATGTGGACCTTGTGTACATCGATGAGTTTTGCCTCAGTTATTTCGACAATTACCGCGCCTTTGAGAGACATCGATCCAAGTGCACAATGGTCCATCCTCCGGGCAATGAAATTTACCGCGACGACAACATTTCATTTTTCGAAGTGGATGGTCGACGTCAACGGACCTGGTGCCGAAATTTGTGTCTTCTGAGCAAGCTTTTCCTTGATCACAAGACGCTCTACTACGATGTGGACCCGTTTCTGTTCTATTGCATGTGCACCCGCGACGACACTGGCTGTCATTTGGTCGGGTACTTCTCCAAAGAGAAAGACTCCGCCGAAGGATACAACTTGGCATGTATCACGACATTCCCACAATACCAGCGAGCGGGTTATGGTCGCCTGTTGATCGCCATGAGTTATGAGCTCAGCAAGCGTGAGGGCAAATTAGGCTCTCCAGAAAAGCCGCTAAGTGATCTGGGATTGCTGAGTTATCGTCGATACTGGCGAGAGACACTTGTTGAGTTGCTGGCAGAACCTAATCGGGAAGCGATGAGTGAAAATGAACTCGCTCTGCTCACATCCATGACGGAGAAGGACATTCACGAGACGCTGTTGGTGAATAACATGCTTCGATACCAT AAAGGAAACTGGATCATCGTCCTCACGGACCAAGTTCTTGACGAGCATAACAAgcggatggagaaggagaaagtGAAAGGGTCACGCAGAATCGACCCCGTTCGCCTGCAATGGAAACCTCCCGTCTTTACCGCATCCAGCCGCACTTGGAATTGGTAG
- a CDS encoding Pre-mRNA-splicing factor cef1, with amino-acid sequence MPVVKGGVWTNIEDEVLRAAVSKYGLNQWARVSSLLARKTPKQCKARWIEWLDPGIRKVEWSREEDEKLLHLAKLMPTQWRTIAPIVGRTATQCLERYQKLLDEAEARENDELGLGGPEGGEAAAPSADDVRRLRPGELDPDPESKPARPDTIDLDEDEKEMLSEARARLANTQGKKAKRKARERQLEESRRLAVLQKRRELKHAGINVKVKTRKPGEMDYNADIPFEKPAAPGFYDTVDEQVRNERQRETFDPRKQQLANKRKGEEDEDAERKKRKNDKNSNSAAFAAAARAGQMQKIREAEQSSKRRGLVLPAPQVSEGEMEDIIKMGMAGDKASRMSNDEETTRGLIGNYGAIVGGTPIRTPRAAPEEDHIANEIKNIRALTETQSSLLGGENTPLHEGRSSTGFEGIAPRRQDIVTPNPMATPFRQANGVGATPMHGGIGPGATPLRTPRDHFALNREEGGAQLVGSTPKEIRMHENLTRQSIRSKLASLPKPKETEWELEELPSETAEPSTSVEMTEEDAAERDRREQEARERAAKAEFKRQSQVYQRGLPRPVVLDLGALVQTASHASDPIEALIAKEAALMIAHDSRKHPLPGAKIEGKAPKLDRLDDHFLEAARAALAAEVALDEAQRQQKEWQETCDDVWSSTRAQALPGLDRYGDDEEDNAFQEEQRMIAAFDGVQASLLATAEKGNKLEKKLALHYGGYQNRAKALRAKIVEAGTALPRAQDELDAFRTLQISEEAAVTRRLERLREAVSFIMRREREAQELYKSRKDELDELIAGTATINGWH; translated from the exons ATGCCTGTCGTAAAAGGAGGTGTCTG GACGAATATCGAGGACGAAGTCCTCCGAGCGGCC GTCTCCAAGTATGGACTCAACCAATGGGCCCGTGTGTCCTCTCTTCTCGCCCGCAAGACCCCCAAGCAATGCAAGGCGCGTTGGATCGAATGGCTGGACCCTGGTATTCGGAAAGTTGAATGGTCGCgagaggaggatgaaaaaCTTCTACACCTGGCCAAGTTGATGCCAACGCAATGGCGCACGATTGCTCCCATCGTCGGACGTACGGCCACCCAGTGTCTTGAACGGTACCAGAAGCTTCTCGACGAAGCTGAAGCTCGTGAAAATGACGAACTTGGCCTTGGAGGGCCGGAAGGTGGTGAAGCAGCAGCTCCCAGTGCGGACGATGTCCGTCGGCTTCG TCCCGGAGAGTTGGACCCCGATCCCGAGTCTAAGCCTGCACGCCCCGATACGATAGAcctcgatgaagatgagaaggagatgctCAGTGAAGCTCGCGCCCGTCTTGCCAATACACAGGGTAAGAAGGCCAAGCGCAAAGCACGAGAGCGACAATTGGAGGAGTCTCGTCGGTTGGCCGTCCTGCAGAAACGTCGTGAACTGAAACACGCCGGTATCAATGTCAAGGTTAAGACTCGCAAGCCCGGCGAGATGGACTACAATGCGGACATTCCCTTTGAGAAGCCAGCAGCCCCCGGCTTCTACGATACGGTTGATGAACAGGTTCGAAATGAGCGCCAACGAGAAACGTTCGACCCTCGGAAGCAACAACTGGCGAATAAGCGGAAaggcgaggaggacgaagacgccgagcgcaagaagcgcaagaacGATAAAAACAGTAATTCGGCAGCCTTCGCCGCTGCGGCACGTGCGGGCCAGATGCAGAAAATCCGTGAGGCAGAGCAGAGCAGCAAACGGAGAGGGTTGGTTCTTCCTGCCCCACAGGTCAgcgagggagagatggaggataTTATCAAAATGGGTATGGCCGGAGATAAGGCCAGTCGGATGAGTAACGATGAAGAAACGACCCGGGGTCTTATTGGAAACTATGGCGCGATTGTTGGAGGAACGCCGATCCGCACACCTCGAGCAGCGCCGGAAGAAGATCACATTGCGAACGAGATCAAGAACATCCGAGCTCTCACGGAAACACAGTCATCGCTTTTGGGAGGAGAGAATACGCCCTTGCACGAAGGCCGATCTTCGACTGGTTTCGAGGGCATTGCACCTCGACGGCAAGACATCGTGACCCCCAATCCCATGGCCACACCTTTCCGGCAGGCCAATGGTGTCGGTGCCACCCCTATGCATGGCGGTATTGGACCAGGAGCCACACCTCTGCGTACTCCTCGGGATCATTTCGCATTGAacagggaagaagggggcGCTCAGCTCGTTGGAAGCACACCGAAAGAGATTAGGATGCATGAAAATTTAACCCGCCAGTCTATCCGCAGCAAGCTGGCGTCATTGCCGAAGCCCAAAGAGACTGAGTGGGAACTGGAAGAACTTCCATCCGAAACCGCCGAGCCCTCTACGAGCGTAGAGATGACAGAGGAGGATGCGGCCGAGCGGGATCGCCGAGAGCAGGAggccagagagagagctgCAAAGGCAGAATTCAAGCGTCAATCGCAAGTATATCAGCGAGGACTTCCTCGGCCCGTCGTGCTCGACCTGGGGGCGTTGGTGCAAACCGCTTCTCATGCCAGCGACCCTATTGAGGCTTTGATTGCCAAGGAGGCGGCCCTCATGATTGCTCACGACTCGCGCAAGCACCCACTCCCCGGTGCTAAAATTGAGGGCAAAGCACCAAAGCTGGACCGCCTTGATGACCATTTCTTGGAAGCCGCGCGGGCCGCTCTGGCTGCCGAAGTTGCTTTGGATGAAGCCCAACGACAGCAGAAGGAATGGCAAGAAACTTGCGACGATGTTTGGTCAAGTACTCGGGCTCAAGCTCTGCCCGGTCTCGATCGCTACggtgatgacgaggaagacaatgcgttccaagaagaacagcGCATGATCGCAGCATTCGACGGCGTTCAGGCATCCTTGCTGGCCACTGCAGAGAAGGGTAATAAGCTCGAGAAGAAGTTGGCTTTACATTACGGCGGTTACCAGAACCGTGCTAAAGCTCTCCGAGCTAAGATTGTCGAGGCGGGCACGGCCCTTCCAAGAGCGCAAGATGAGTTGGATGCTTTCCGGACGTTACAGATCTCAGAGGAAGCTGCTGTGACCCGGCGACTGGAGCGTTTGAGGGAAGCAGTGTCCTTTATCATGCGTCGGGAGCGTGAGGCTCAAGAACTCTACAAGAGTCGAAAGGAtgagctggatgagctcATCGCTGGAACTGCTACAATCAATGGCTGGCACTGA
- a CDS encoding Ubiquitin carboxyl-terminal hydrolase isozyme L3, with amino-acid sequence MADNPDVPNTQKAFVPLENNPEVMSHLVHQLGLPPSLGFTDVYSIDEPDLLAFVPRPSHALLLVFPVSETYEQSRRSEDSSLDEYTGSGPSEPVMWFKQTIRNACGLIGLLHAVANGEPRQHITPGSDLDHLLRQAEGLQPIRRADLLYESKALESAHADAAKRGDTAAPQAEDNVDLHFVAFVKGLDGTLWELDGRRKGPLARGKLGAEEDALSEAALALGVRRFLKTEAEGGNPDLRFSLVSLGPVFD; translated from the exons ATGGCCGACAATCCTGATGTTCCCAATACTCAAAAGGCCTTTGTGCCACTGG AAAACAACCCCGAAGTCATGTCCCACCTAGTCCACCAACTAGGtctccccccatctctcGGCTTCACAGACGTCTACTCGATCGACGAGCCCGATCTTCTCGCCTTTGTCCCCCGCCCATCTCacgctcttctcctcgtcttccccgTCTCCGAAACATATGAGCAATCTCGACGATCAGAAGATAGTTCCCTCGACGAATACACTGGCTCCGGTCCCTCCGAGCCAGTCATGTGGTTCAAACAGACCATCCGAAACGCCTGCGGTCTGATCGGCCTGCTCCACGCCGTCGCCAACGGTGAACCCCGTCAACATATCACCCCGGGCTCCGATTTGGATCATCTCCTCCGACAAGCGGAGGGCTTACAGCCCATCCGCCGGGCGGATTTATTGTACGAGAGTAAGGCGTTGGAAAGTGCGCACGCGGACGCGGCCAAGCGGGGGGACACGGCGGCGCCGCAGGCGGAGGATAATGTCGATCTACACTTTGTTGCGTTTGTCAAGGGTCTGGATGGGACGTTGTGGGAATTAGATGGGCGGCGGAAGGGGCCGTTGGCGAGAGGCAAGTTGGGCGCGGAGGAAGATGCGCTGAGTGAGGCGGCGCTTGCGTTGGGAGTGCGTCGGTTTTTGAAGACTGAGGCTGAGGGGGGGAATCCTGATTTGAGGTTTAGTCTTGTGAGTTTGGGGCCGGTCTTTGATTGA